In one window of Bemisia tabaci chromosome 6, PGI_BMITA_v3 DNA:
- the stac gene encoding protein unc-13 homolog 4B isoform X1, protein MYAIALLALKCRKLKKSPSGNERAPISGFRKKLSKSNFLSHFKIKWRKRKVRPAATKIFQELDGGFFERFGQGLQDSAAEPEAGAGVETPGVNGHDADADAADAQESDDSEESAGDESATPEAAEREARSLFIQNIGWNIEELYVEVLYEIIHIVGADLSTDIQKESLFAFAQEVFKLDDETHHVLLETAQQKEAPNILLNVEVIEAKELSSKDANGLSDPFCTLFLSSAPTHRYNTSVKGQTLTPVWEEHFSLPVQNPADDILCVEVWDFDPAETVREKFTKISEVKGVRGLRKLMKEIAVTASTGKHDNELIGATQMPLKRVPADGQTVWCSLEKKSKVKRKGTVKLKMAFGSEKNTQVAAQEHRHILRLLLLHHIQTSKVPIYKWEGEFSLPAETIIRQHAAQSNLNMTNQSLARWIEFTWIHIDHPLSFTVFAELSSSILQPLLSGLLSEEEIKFFWDAAKKLLPSCLNNIRRLRKSSPGDEHSTKQLTAILSTLSNLASLEVPKDVDLLPKSVYGWLTPETPSNDIKSALNDAIVQGAVDWFLHTTEANKPEDSTDEAKLKNLIKIVLSLKSDLQRAIDHHEKIFQQTISIPYAKSIFAEYETKICDLCQPVIQEVCQKLKPLTFTAEDTIPENQYENDPLSMGTTLFELYLALQRFTVHGETFSRNGEDDYSISKFHTWFYRGVAQWLDIAVYKAMHRIEKAVEIDELEPVDVCVKYSSSAVDTLAIFYQIQIFWKQLAWPDIEGSYTFVAKIIDDICRCSVFYADKMSKKVENIGDVDSVYEKKFEVTNEWCLAINNIDYVQQSIAPFVDELGLSNIIGSLADFKSSAAAEHCKNTLTLVIDNAVDTVKNKIIELLETVANKMTPIMGRFLLEGAELLHQESNQVDRLMSYLDNNLTTLHTQLNNDNFERILSIIWNNVSKLMSDIVTDNLEKRRPPSFFSSLNETLDILVKFFKQGDFESTSNQEILANLQEILRLYGMETPQLIHEYYLERLSEIQRIEDVNCGELAIKAQFVDTTLRLEILNARNLLPMDSNGQCDPFLKVYFSPEDKFRNISKPKTKVQKKTLFPLFDESFTVHLSHEQRNCDKALLLFVVKDQDYLGMKKDFVAEAFILFSDIPVSTPGTHLDELNQIHLPLSRPSNNTDSKVLRALEHRQGEKLVKDFLKTQKQKMNPPVIK, encoded by the exons ATTCCAGGAGCTGGATGGAGGGTTCTTCGAGAGGTTCGGTCAGGGTCTGCAGGATTCGGCGGCTGAACCGGAAGCTGGAGCGGGCGTCGAGACGCCGGGGGTCAACGGGCAcgacgccgacgccgacgccgcCGACGCACAAGAATCGGACGACTCGGAGGAATCCGCCGGCGATGAGTCAGCGACGCCCGAGGCTGCCGAGAGGGAGGCCAGATCCCTCTTCATCCAGAACATCGGATGGAAT ATCGAAGAATTGTATGTTGAAGTCTTGTACGAAATTATACACATAGTTGGTGCTGACTTGTCAACTGACATTCAGAAAGAATCTTTATTCGCTTTTGCTCAAGAAGTGTTCAAATTGGATGACGAAACTCATCATGTTTTACTGGAAACAGCCCAGCAAAAAGAG GCCCCCAATATACTTTTGAATGTGGAGGTCATTGAAGCCAAAGAACTTTCATCAAAAGATGCAAATG GTTTGAGCGACCCATTCTGCACATTGTTCCTAAGCTCAGCTCCAACTCACCGTTACAACACCTCTGTCAAAGGGCAGACTCTAACACCTGTTTGGGAGGAGCATTTCTCTTT gCCAGTTCAAAACCCGGCTGATGATATACTTTGTGTTGAAGTCTG GGATTTTGATCCAGCAGAAACTGTTcgtgaaaaattcaccaaaatctCTGAAGTAAAAGGCGTTCGTGGCCTACGGAAGCTAATGAAAGAAATAGCGGTAACTGCGTCCACAGGGAAACATGATAATGAACTAATAGGTGCTACTCAGATGCCTTTAAAG CGTGTTCCAGCTGATGGTCAGACAGTGTGGTGTAGTctagaaaaaaagtcaaagGTGAAAAGGAAAGGAACGGTGAAACTGAAAATGGCGTTCGGGTCAGAGAAAAACACTCAAGTTGCTGCGCAGGAGCATAGGCACATATTAAGACTTTTGCTACTACACCATATCCAAACATCAAAG gtGCCTATTTATAAATGGGAGGGAGAATTCTCATTACCAGCTGAAACAATCATTCGTCAACATGCGGCTCAAAGCAACCTAAACATGACGAATCAAAGCCTAGCCAGGTGGATTGAATTTACGTGGATTCATATTGATCATCCGCTATCATTCACTGTTTTTGCCGAACTTTCTTCATCTATATTGCAGCCACTGCTAAGTGGACTCCTTTCAGAGGAAGAG ATTAAATTTTTCTGGGACGCTGCGAAGAAACTCTTACCATCTTGCCTGAACAATATTAGACGGCTGAGAAAATCGTCTCCAGGGGATGAACACTCAACCAAACAACTCACAGCTATCCTAAG tACTTTAAGTAATCTAGCCAGTCTAGAAGTGCCAAAAGACGTGGACTTACTGCCAAAATCAGTCTATGGCTGGCTCACGCCTGAAACACCCTCGAATGACATCAAGAGCGCCCTTAATGATGCTATTGTTCAAGGAGCTGTTGATTG GTTCCTTCACACAACAGAGGCGAATAAACCAGAGGATAGCACAGATGAGGCgaagttaaaaaatttgatcaaaatagtTCTCAGTTTGAAATCAGATTTACAACGTGCGATAGACCACCATGaaaaaatttttcaaca AACTATCTCAATACCTTATGCAAAAAGTATATTTGCCGAGTATGAAACCAAA atCTGTGATCTATGCCAACCTGTCATTCAAGAAGTCTGTCAAAAGTTGAAGCCTTTGACTTTCACGGCAGAAGATACCATTCCAGAAAATCAATACGAAAATGATCCTTTATCAATGGGAACAACCTTGTTTGAGCTGTATCTTGCTCTTCAACGTTTCACTGT GCATGGAGAAACGTTCAGTCGAAATGGCGAAGATGATTATAGCATTTCAAAATTCCACACATGGTTTTATCGAGGAGTAGCTCAGTGGCTAGACATTGCTGTATACAAAGCAATGCATCGAATAGAGAAGGCTGTGGAAATTGATGAATTAGAACCTGTAGATGTCTGTGTTAAATACAGTTCGTCAGCTGTGGATACTTTAGCAATTTTTTATCAG ATccaaatattttggaaacaattGGCGTGGCCTGATATTGAAGGATCATACACTTTTGTAGCAAAAATAATTGAT GACATCTGTAGGTGCTCAGTGTTTTACGCGGACAAGATGAgtaaaaaagtggaaaatatcGGAGACGTGGATTCTGTGtatgaaaaaaagtttgaagtaACTAATGAG TGGTGCTTGGCGATAAACAATATCGACTATGTTCAACAGTCAATTGCGCCGTTTGTAGATGAACTAGGTTTAAGTAACATTATTGGTTCATTAGCAGATTTTAAAAGTTCGGCAGCTGCTGAACATTGCAAAAATACCCTTACACTTGTGATAGATAATGCTGTTGATACTGTTAAGAACAAAATTATAGAGCTTCTGGAGACAGTCGCAAATAAG ATGACCCCAATCATGGGCAGATTTCTACTAGAAGGTGCGGAATTACTGCATCAAGAGAGTAATCAGGTGGATCGTCTCATGTCTTATTTGGACAATAACCTAACCACACTTCATACTCAACTCAACAACGATAACTTTGAAAGAATTCTCTCTATCATTTGGAACAATGTATCAAAACTGATGTCAGATATTGTCACTGATAATCTAGAG AAACGAAGACCACCATCTTTCTTCTCAAGTCTTAATGAGACTCTAGACATtctagtaaaatttttcaagcaaGGCGATTTCGAGTCGACGAGCAATCAAGAGATATTGGCCAACCTCCAAGAAATTCTGCGATTGTACGGCATGGAAACTCCACAGCTAATTCATGAATACTATCTGGAGAGACTGTCAGAGATCCAAAGGATAGAGGATGTGAACTGCGGCGAGCTAGCCATCAAAGCACAGTTTGTCGACACAACATTGAGACTGGAAATATTAAATGCCAGGAATTTACTTCCTATGGACTCAAATG GTCAATGTGATCCTTTCCTTAAGGTTTACTTCTCACCCGAGGACAAATTTAGAAATATCTCAAAACCCAAAACGAAAGTTCAGAAGAAAACCTTATTCCCTTTATTTGATGAATCATTCACTGT ccatTTAAGTCATGAACAACGAAACTGTGACAAGGCTCTGCTGCTCTTTGTCGTTAAGGACCAAGACTACCTAGGAATGAAAAAAGACTTTGTTGCGGAAGCATTTATCCTATTCTCAGACATTCCAGTCTCCACTCCAGGAACGCATTTagatgaattgaatcaaatccATCTTCCTCTTAGTCGTCCTTCTAACAATACTG ATTCTAAAGTTCTCCGCGCACTAGAGCACCGACAAggagaaaaattggtgaaagaTTTTTTGAAGACGCAGAAACAGAAAATgaatcctcctgtgataaaataA
- the stac gene encoding protein unc-13 homolog 4B isoform X2 has protein sequence MDEESMWKRLEPNPSDDSAVCKAPSLNDDWKSFHEKLKHPQKLNPESLHDIRFQELDGGFFERFGQGLQDSAAEPEAGAGVETPGVNGHDADADAADAQESDDSEESAGDESATPEAAEREARSLFIQNIGWNIEELYVEVLYEIIHIVGADLSTDIQKESLFAFAQEVFKLDDETHHVLLETAQQKEAPNILLNVEVIEAKELSSKDANGLSDPFCTLFLSSAPTHRYNTSVKGQTLTPVWEEHFSLPVQNPADDILCVEVWDFDPAETVREKFTKISEVKGVRGLRKLMKEIAVTASTGKHDNELIGATQMPLKRVPADGQTVWCSLEKKSKVKRKGTVKLKMAFGSEKNTQVAAQEHRHILRLLLLHHIQTSKVPIYKWEGEFSLPAETIIRQHAAQSNLNMTNQSLARWIEFTWIHIDHPLSFTVFAELSSSILQPLLSGLLSEEEIKFFWDAAKKLLPSCLNNIRRLRKSSPGDEHSTKQLTAILSTLSNLASLEVPKDVDLLPKSVYGWLTPETPSNDIKSALNDAIVQGAVDWFLHTTEANKPEDSTDEAKLKNLIKIVLSLKSDLQRAIDHHEKIFQQTISIPYAKSIFAEYETKICDLCQPVIQEVCQKLKPLTFTAEDTIPENQYENDPLSMGTTLFELYLALQRFTVHGETFSRNGEDDYSISKFHTWFYRGVAQWLDIAVYKAMHRIEKAVEIDELEPVDVCVKYSSSAVDTLAIFYQIQIFWKQLAWPDIEGSYTFVAKIIDDICRCSVFYADKMSKKVENIGDVDSVYEKKFEVTNEWCLAINNIDYVQQSIAPFVDELGLSNIIGSLADFKSSAAAEHCKNTLTLVIDNAVDTVKNKIIELLETVANKMTPIMGRFLLEGAELLHQESNQVDRLMSYLDNNLTTLHTQLNNDNFERILSIIWNNVSKLMSDIVTDNLEKRRPPSFFSSLNETLDILVKFFKQGDFESTSNQEILANLQEILRLYGMETPQLIHEYYLERLSEIQRIEDVNCGELAIKAQFVDTTLRLEILNARNLLPMDSNGQCDPFLKVYFSPEDKFRNISKPKTKVQKKTLFPLFDESFTVHLSHEQRNCDKALLLFVVKDQDYLGMKKDFVAEAFILFSDIPVSTPGTHLDELNQIHLPLSRPSNNTDSKVLRALEHRQGEKLVKDFLKTQKQKMNPPVIK, from the exons ATTCCAGGAGCTGGATGGAGGGTTCTTCGAGAGGTTCGGTCAGGGTCTGCAGGATTCGGCGGCTGAACCGGAAGCTGGAGCGGGCGTCGAGACGCCGGGGGTCAACGGGCAcgacgccgacgccgacgccgcCGACGCACAAGAATCGGACGACTCGGAGGAATCCGCCGGCGATGAGTCAGCGACGCCCGAGGCTGCCGAGAGGGAGGCCAGATCCCTCTTCATCCAGAACATCGGATGGAAT ATCGAAGAATTGTATGTTGAAGTCTTGTACGAAATTATACACATAGTTGGTGCTGACTTGTCAACTGACATTCAGAAAGAATCTTTATTCGCTTTTGCTCAAGAAGTGTTCAAATTGGATGACGAAACTCATCATGTTTTACTGGAAACAGCCCAGCAAAAAGAG GCCCCCAATATACTTTTGAATGTGGAGGTCATTGAAGCCAAAGAACTTTCATCAAAAGATGCAAATG GTTTGAGCGACCCATTCTGCACATTGTTCCTAAGCTCAGCTCCAACTCACCGTTACAACACCTCTGTCAAAGGGCAGACTCTAACACCTGTTTGGGAGGAGCATTTCTCTTT gCCAGTTCAAAACCCGGCTGATGATATACTTTGTGTTGAAGTCTG GGATTTTGATCCAGCAGAAACTGTTcgtgaaaaattcaccaaaatctCTGAAGTAAAAGGCGTTCGTGGCCTACGGAAGCTAATGAAAGAAATAGCGGTAACTGCGTCCACAGGGAAACATGATAATGAACTAATAGGTGCTACTCAGATGCCTTTAAAG CGTGTTCCAGCTGATGGTCAGACAGTGTGGTGTAGTctagaaaaaaagtcaaagGTGAAAAGGAAAGGAACGGTGAAACTGAAAATGGCGTTCGGGTCAGAGAAAAACACTCAAGTTGCTGCGCAGGAGCATAGGCACATATTAAGACTTTTGCTACTACACCATATCCAAACATCAAAG gtGCCTATTTATAAATGGGAGGGAGAATTCTCATTACCAGCTGAAACAATCATTCGTCAACATGCGGCTCAAAGCAACCTAAACATGACGAATCAAAGCCTAGCCAGGTGGATTGAATTTACGTGGATTCATATTGATCATCCGCTATCATTCACTGTTTTTGCCGAACTTTCTTCATCTATATTGCAGCCACTGCTAAGTGGACTCCTTTCAGAGGAAGAG ATTAAATTTTTCTGGGACGCTGCGAAGAAACTCTTACCATCTTGCCTGAACAATATTAGACGGCTGAGAAAATCGTCTCCAGGGGATGAACACTCAACCAAACAACTCACAGCTATCCTAAG tACTTTAAGTAATCTAGCCAGTCTAGAAGTGCCAAAAGACGTGGACTTACTGCCAAAATCAGTCTATGGCTGGCTCACGCCTGAAACACCCTCGAATGACATCAAGAGCGCCCTTAATGATGCTATTGTTCAAGGAGCTGTTGATTG GTTCCTTCACACAACAGAGGCGAATAAACCAGAGGATAGCACAGATGAGGCgaagttaaaaaatttgatcaaaatagtTCTCAGTTTGAAATCAGATTTACAACGTGCGATAGACCACCATGaaaaaatttttcaaca AACTATCTCAATACCTTATGCAAAAAGTATATTTGCCGAGTATGAAACCAAA atCTGTGATCTATGCCAACCTGTCATTCAAGAAGTCTGTCAAAAGTTGAAGCCTTTGACTTTCACGGCAGAAGATACCATTCCAGAAAATCAATACGAAAATGATCCTTTATCAATGGGAACAACCTTGTTTGAGCTGTATCTTGCTCTTCAACGTTTCACTGT GCATGGAGAAACGTTCAGTCGAAATGGCGAAGATGATTATAGCATTTCAAAATTCCACACATGGTTTTATCGAGGAGTAGCTCAGTGGCTAGACATTGCTGTATACAAAGCAATGCATCGAATAGAGAAGGCTGTGGAAATTGATGAATTAGAACCTGTAGATGTCTGTGTTAAATACAGTTCGTCAGCTGTGGATACTTTAGCAATTTTTTATCAG ATccaaatattttggaaacaattGGCGTGGCCTGATATTGAAGGATCATACACTTTTGTAGCAAAAATAATTGAT GACATCTGTAGGTGCTCAGTGTTTTACGCGGACAAGATGAgtaaaaaagtggaaaatatcGGAGACGTGGATTCTGTGtatgaaaaaaagtttgaagtaACTAATGAG TGGTGCTTGGCGATAAACAATATCGACTATGTTCAACAGTCAATTGCGCCGTTTGTAGATGAACTAGGTTTAAGTAACATTATTGGTTCATTAGCAGATTTTAAAAGTTCGGCAGCTGCTGAACATTGCAAAAATACCCTTACACTTGTGATAGATAATGCTGTTGATACTGTTAAGAACAAAATTATAGAGCTTCTGGAGACAGTCGCAAATAAG ATGACCCCAATCATGGGCAGATTTCTACTAGAAGGTGCGGAATTACTGCATCAAGAGAGTAATCAGGTGGATCGTCTCATGTCTTATTTGGACAATAACCTAACCACACTTCATACTCAACTCAACAACGATAACTTTGAAAGAATTCTCTCTATCATTTGGAACAATGTATCAAAACTGATGTCAGATATTGTCACTGATAATCTAGAG AAACGAAGACCACCATCTTTCTTCTCAAGTCTTAATGAGACTCTAGACATtctagtaaaatttttcaagcaaGGCGATTTCGAGTCGACGAGCAATCAAGAGATATTGGCCAACCTCCAAGAAATTCTGCGATTGTACGGCATGGAAACTCCACAGCTAATTCATGAATACTATCTGGAGAGACTGTCAGAGATCCAAAGGATAGAGGATGTGAACTGCGGCGAGCTAGCCATCAAAGCACAGTTTGTCGACACAACATTGAGACTGGAAATATTAAATGCCAGGAATTTACTTCCTATGGACTCAAATG GTCAATGTGATCCTTTCCTTAAGGTTTACTTCTCACCCGAGGACAAATTTAGAAATATCTCAAAACCCAAAACGAAAGTTCAGAAGAAAACCTTATTCCCTTTATTTGATGAATCATTCACTGT ccatTTAAGTCATGAACAACGAAACTGTGACAAGGCTCTGCTGCTCTTTGTCGTTAAGGACCAAGACTACCTAGGAATGAAAAAAGACTTTGTTGCGGAAGCATTTATCCTATTCTCAGACATTCCAGTCTCCACTCCAGGAACGCATTTagatgaattgaatcaaatccATCTTCCTCTTAGTCGTCCTTCTAACAATACTG ATTCTAAAGTTCTCCGCGCACTAGAGCACCGACAAggagaaaaattggtgaaagaTTTTTTGAAGACGCAGAAACAGAAAATgaatcctcctgtgataaaataA
- the stac gene encoding protein unc-13 homolog 4B isoform X3, with translation MYTLQRRPKKQLANNYGSLPNLMVAKMKILRPLNTFRGLKKEVLQRQTNLKLMTMTIEELYVEVLYEIIHIVGADLSTDIQKESLFAFAQEVFKLDDETHHVLLETAQQKEAPNILLNVEVIEAKELSSKDANGLSDPFCTLFLSSAPTHRYNTSVKGQTLTPVWEEHFSLPVQNPADDILCVEVWDFDPAETVREKFTKISEVKGVRGLRKLMKEIAVTASTGKHDNELIGATQMPLKRVPADGQTVWCSLEKKSKVKRKGTVKLKMAFGSEKNTQVAAQEHRHILRLLLLHHIQTSKVPIYKWEGEFSLPAETIIRQHAAQSNLNMTNQSLARWIEFTWIHIDHPLSFTVFAELSSSILQPLLSGLLSEEEIKFFWDAAKKLLPSCLNNIRRLRKSSPGDEHSTKQLTAILSTLSNLASLEVPKDVDLLPKSVYGWLTPETPSNDIKSALNDAIVQGAVDWFLHTTEANKPEDSTDEAKLKNLIKIVLSLKSDLQRAIDHHEKIFQQTISIPYAKSIFAEYETKICDLCQPVIQEVCQKLKPLTFTAEDTIPENQYENDPLSMGTTLFELYLALQRFTVHGETFSRNGEDDYSISKFHTWFYRGVAQWLDIAVYKAMHRIEKAVEIDELEPVDVCVKYSSSAVDTLAIFYQIQIFWKQLAWPDIEGSYTFVAKIIDDICRCSVFYADKMSKKVENIGDVDSVYEKKFEVTNEWCLAINNIDYVQQSIAPFVDELGLSNIIGSLADFKSSAAAEHCKNTLTLVIDNAVDTVKNKIIELLETVANKMTPIMGRFLLEGAELLHQESNQVDRLMSYLDNNLTTLHTQLNNDNFERILSIIWNNVSKLMSDIVTDNLEKRRPPSFFSSLNETLDILVKFFKQGDFESTSNQEILANLQEILRLYGMETPQLIHEYYLERLSEIQRIEDVNCGELAIKAQFVDTTLRLEILNARNLLPMDSNGQCDPFLKVYFSPEDKFRNISKPKTKVQKKTLFPLFDESFTVHLSHEQRNCDKALLLFVVKDQDYLGMKKDFVAEAFILFSDIPVSTPGTHLDELNQIHLPLSRPSNNTDSKVLRALEHRQGEKLVKDFLKTQKQKMNPPVIK, from the exons ATGTACACGCTACAACGGCGGCCCAAGAAGCAGCTCGCAAATAACTACGGATCCCTGCCAAATTTGATGGTGGCCAAAATGAAGATCCTACGGCCGTTGAATACCTTCCGCGGGTTGAAGAAGGAGGTCTTGCAACGGCAGACCAACCTCAAATTGATGACGATGACT ATCGAAGAATTGTATGTTGAAGTCTTGTACGAAATTATACACATAGTTGGTGCTGACTTGTCAACTGACATTCAGAAAGAATCTTTATTCGCTTTTGCTCAAGAAGTGTTCAAATTGGATGACGAAACTCATCATGTTTTACTGGAAACAGCCCAGCAAAAAGAG GCCCCCAATATACTTTTGAATGTGGAGGTCATTGAAGCCAAAGAACTTTCATCAAAAGATGCAAATG GTTTGAGCGACCCATTCTGCACATTGTTCCTAAGCTCAGCTCCAACTCACCGTTACAACACCTCTGTCAAAGGGCAGACTCTAACACCTGTTTGGGAGGAGCATTTCTCTTT gCCAGTTCAAAACCCGGCTGATGATATACTTTGTGTTGAAGTCTG GGATTTTGATCCAGCAGAAACTGTTcgtgaaaaattcaccaaaatctCTGAAGTAAAAGGCGTTCGTGGCCTACGGAAGCTAATGAAAGAAATAGCGGTAACTGCGTCCACAGGGAAACATGATAATGAACTAATAGGTGCTACTCAGATGCCTTTAAAG CGTGTTCCAGCTGATGGTCAGACAGTGTGGTGTAGTctagaaaaaaagtcaaagGTGAAAAGGAAAGGAACGGTGAAACTGAAAATGGCGTTCGGGTCAGAGAAAAACACTCAAGTTGCTGCGCAGGAGCATAGGCACATATTAAGACTTTTGCTACTACACCATATCCAAACATCAAAG gtGCCTATTTATAAATGGGAGGGAGAATTCTCATTACCAGCTGAAACAATCATTCGTCAACATGCGGCTCAAAGCAACCTAAACATGACGAATCAAAGCCTAGCCAGGTGGATTGAATTTACGTGGATTCATATTGATCATCCGCTATCATTCACTGTTTTTGCCGAACTTTCTTCATCTATATTGCAGCCACTGCTAAGTGGACTCCTTTCAGAGGAAGAG ATTAAATTTTTCTGGGACGCTGCGAAGAAACTCTTACCATCTTGCCTGAACAATATTAGACGGCTGAGAAAATCGTCTCCAGGGGATGAACACTCAACCAAACAACTCACAGCTATCCTAAG tACTTTAAGTAATCTAGCCAGTCTAGAAGTGCCAAAAGACGTGGACTTACTGCCAAAATCAGTCTATGGCTGGCTCACGCCTGAAACACCCTCGAATGACATCAAGAGCGCCCTTAATGATGCTATTGTTCAAGGAGCTGTTGATTG GTTCCTTCACACAACAGAGGCGAATAAACCAGAGGATAGCACAGATGAGGCgaagttaaaaaatttgatcaaaatagtTCTCAGTTTGAAATCAGATTTACAACGTGCGATAGACCACCATGaaaaaatttttcaaca AACTATCTCAATACCTTATGCAAAAAGTATATTTGCCGAGTATGAAACCAAA atCTGTGATCTATGCCAACCTGTCATTCAAGAAGTCTGTCAAAAGTTGAAGCCTTTGACTTTCACGGCAGAAGATACCATTCCAGAAAATCAATACGAAAATGATCCTTTATCAATGGGAACAACCTTGTTTGAGCTGTATCTTGCTCTTCAACGTTTCACTGT GCATGGAGAAACGTTCAGTCGAAATGGCGAAGATGATTATAGCATTTCAAAATTCCACACATGGTTTTATCGAGGAGTAGCTCAGTGGCTAGACATTGCTGTATACAAAGCAATGCATCGAATAGAGAAGGCTGTGGAAATTGATGAATTAGAACCTGTAGATGTCTGTGTTAAATACAGTTCGTCAGCTGTGGATACTTTAGCAATTTTTTATCAG ATccaaatattttggaaacaattGGCGTGGCCTGATATTGAAGGATCATACACTTTTGTAGCAAAAATAATTGAT GACATCTGTAGGTGCTCAGTGTTTTACGCGGACAAGATGAgtaaaaaagtggaaaatatcGGAGACGTGGATTCTGTGtatgaaaaaaagtttgaagtaACTAATGAG TGGTGCTTGGCGATAAACAATATCGACTATGTTCAACAGTCAATTGCGCCGTTTGTAGATGAACTAGGTTTAAGTAACATTATTGGTTCATTAGCAGATTTTAAAAGTTCGGCAGCTGCTGAACATTGCAAAAATACCCTTACACTTGTGATAGATAATGCTGTTGATACTGTTAAGAACAAAATTATAGAGCTTCTGGAGACAGTCGCAAATAAG ATGACCCCAATCATGGGCAGATTTCTACTAGAAGGTGCGGAATTACTGCATCAAGAGAGTAATCAGGTGGATCGTCTCATGTCTTATTTGGACAATAACCTAACCACACTTCATACTCAACTCAACAACGATAACTTTGAAAGAATTCTCTCTATCATTTGGAACAATGTATCAAAACTGATGTCAGATATTGTCACTGATAATCTAGAG AAACGAAGACCACCATCTTTCTTCTCAAGTCTTAATGAGACTCTAGACATtctagtaaaatttttcaagcaaGGCGATTTCGAGTCGACGAGCAATCAAGAGATATTGGCCAACCTCCAAGAAATTCTGCGATTGTACGGCATGGAAACTCCACAGCTAATTCATGAATACTATCTGGAGAGACTGTCAGAGATCCAAAGGATAGAGGATGTGAACTGCGGCGAGCTAGCCATCAAAGCACAGTTTGTCGACACAACATTGAGACTGGAAATATTAAATGCCAGGAATTTACTTCCTATGGACTCAAATG GTCAATGTGATCCTTTCCTTAAGGTTTACTTCTCACCCGAGGACAAATTTAGAAATATCTCAAAACCCAAAACGAAAGTTCAGAAGAAAACCTTATTCCCTTTATTTGATGAATCATTCACTGT ccatTTAAGTCATGAACAACGAAACTGTGACAAGGCTCTGCTGCTCTTTGTCGTTAAGGACCAAGACTACCTAGGAATGAAAAAAGACTTTGTTGCGGAAGCATTTATCCTATTCTCAGACATTCCAGTCTCCACTCCAGGAACGCATTTagatgaattgaatcaaatccATCTTCCTCTTAGTCGTCCTTCTAACAATACTG ATTCTAAAGTTCTCCGCGCACTAGAGCACCGACAAggagaaaaattggtgaaagaTTTTTTGAAGACGCAGAAACAGAAAATgaatcctcctgtgataaaataA